GGTATGAGCAGCGAAAAAGTGTTTGATTCAGACATAAAAAATCCGGCTGCCCTTCTGGAAGAGTTCTTTTCAAAGCATGAGTATCTTTCTCCAGAAGAAAAAGAGGCAGTTTCACAGGCATGGACTCTCCTTGTTACAAAAGCAGGTGACAGGGTACGTGAATGCGGTAAGCCTTACTATCTCCATCCTCTAAGAGTTGCAAATATCCTTGCAGAAAGCAAACTCGACAGCCCTACTCTTGTAGCAGCCATTCTTCATACTATTCTGGATTTTAATGTTACAGAAGAAGAACTGAAAAATCAGTTCGGCGAAAATGTCTGCAATATCATTCTTACAGTAAATAAGATTCTCAATCTGCCTATAAATACAAAAACCATGCATCAGTCTGATGCAATCCGTAATATGCTTTTTGCTATGTGTGATGATGCACGAATTATCCTCATTACACTTGCAGACCGTCTGGACCGTATACGCAATATCAAAAACTTTACGGCTGCAGACCAGCATATGATTGCCTCTGCCGTTATAGAAATCTGGGCTCCGCTTGCAGACAGACTCGGTATGCAGGCAGAAAAAAATGAATTTGAAGATTTAAGCCTTAAATATACTAACCCGGCAGTTTTCCAGCAGATTAAAGCCATTGTTTCTCAGAAAAAAGATGAACGTTCCAGCTACCTCGAAAAGGCTGTAAACAGCATTTATAAGTCTGCAGATAAGATGGGCATGAAGATTGAAATTCAAAGCCGTGCAAAGCACTTTTATTCAATCTATCAGAAGATGAGAAAGCGCAACAAGGAAGCCGGCGAGCTTTTTGATTTGCTTGCACTCCGTATTCTGTGTAACACACCTGCAGAATGCTACACTCTCGTTGGTATTGTACACGGACTTTGGAAACCGCTGGACGGCCGTTTTAAAGATTACATTGCAATGCCTAAGGCAAACGGTTATCAGTCACTGCATACAACTGTAATGTGTGAGGGTAAGCCTCTTGAAATTCAGATCCGTACCCACGACATGCACAATATGGCTGAGCACGGAATTGCCTCTCACTGGCTTTATAAAAAAGGCAGCTCACGAGAGCTGATAGAAGAAGACCGCCTTGCCATTTACAACAAGCTTCAGCAGTTTAAGGACAGTCTCACAGAAGGCAACAATTTTGAGACTCTCAAAAACGAACTCCTTGGTGATGAGATTTACGTTTTTACTCCAAAGGGAGATGTAAAGAAACTTCCGATGGGAGCAACTGCAATTGACTTTGCTTACTCTATTCACTCGGCTATCGGTGAAAAGATTATTGCAGCAAAGGCAGACGGAAAAATCATTCCTTTGTCTAAAGCGCTTCAGAATACACAGATTATTGAGGTAATCACAAATCCTCAGGCTCATCCTACAGAGGCCCAGCTTAAGCTTGTAAAAACAAGTAAGGCTCACCAGAAGATTCACTCTTGGCTCATGGCAAATGACCCTACCTTTAGTGAAAGACTCGCTCTTAAAGCTGAGGAAGCCGCCGCAGCCCAGGGTATTGAGGGAACGGTTGGTACTGCGGGTGCCGGTGGTACTCACTTCAGCAGGGTAAAGAAATCCCGCCCTAAAAAAGGCAAGCAGGAAATTACCGAACAGAAGCCTCGAAAAAAATGCGGTATTCTCGTACAGGGAGAGCGCCGTGTTCTTTACAATATTGCGCAGTGCTGCCATCCGGAATATCCGGACCTTATTGCGGGATATGTTACAAGAACTAAGGGTGTTTCAATTCACCGCGCCGACTGTCTGATTTATCAGCGTATTCCTCAGAAAGAAGAACGCAGTGTTGACGTTGCGTGGGATGATGGTCACGACCAGCAGTAAGCAGCTGGCCGACCGATTTTTATCTTCCAGTGTCGCGGATTTTTCCTTCTACATAATCAGGATCAAGAGTTCTGAGCAGAGTTGCTTCAGGCAATTTATGAGAAACATAAAGATATGTCGGATGTCCGTCGCAGGTCCAGTTCATCTTCAAGCCGGTTTCAGAATCAATGATTTCCCATTCACCAGCAGGAATTGTAAGCGAACAGAATTCTGGTGAAACAAACTCAATGTCATCCTCAATACGAATCATGTTCATTGCATTGCATTCATACATATACCAGCCGTCTTTCTTTTCAAACGGAATAATTCGGCGGTCAGGATGCTGCTCGTAATCCTTAAGACGTGCTTCGCGGGCTGCAGGGTGCATTTCGTCCAGAGCTTTCTGATTTTCGACTCCGCGTTTCTGACCTTCTGTATAAACAGTGTCAAAAGCGGCATCTGTGATTTCCTTTCCAATTTCCGCTGCAAGCTGATATTTACTGTCGCTGGCACCGGTTGTAGTTTTATCGGCATCGGCCTTGTTATAGTAAAAGCCTGTTGTGCTTTCGCGGTGAGCTACATTTTCGAGCTCTGCAATATAAGGAGCAGCTTCTTCGTCTGTGATTTTTCCTTCAAGGACATCGAGGGCTTTGCGGTGTGCACGGGTTACCATTGCAACATAGTAAACACTCTTCATACGGCCTTCGATTTTGAGGGAATCAATTCCGGCATCGCGGAGATCTGCAAGGTGTTCAATCATGCGGATATCTTTTGAAGAAAGAACTGCAGTAAAATCTTCACCTTCAAAAATCGGGAACTTTTCGCCAGGTCTCTGCTCTTCTTCAATTGTAAGAAGTCCGCTCTGTGCCATCATTTTTGCTTCTTCAGCGGTTATGATATGAGGAGCCGAACTGTCGTTTCCTGAATCACGGTCTTCTGCAAGTTTAAAATTCCATCGGCAGGTATGAGAACAAAAACCACTCTGTGCGCTGCGGCCTGTAAGATAAGCACTCATAAGACAGCGGCCGGCATAGGCAATACACATTGCACCGTGAACAAAGGTTTCAAGTTCCATATCAGGAACAGAATCTTTTATGCGGCGAATCTGATCAATGGAAATCTCACGTCCAAGAACAATACGAGAAAACCCCATGTTCTTATACATCTTAACAGCTTCACTGTTTACGCAGCTTGCCTGGGTACTTAAGTGCAGCTGGGCATTAGGAAATTCTTTCTGAAGTAATGGAACAATACCGATATCCTGTACGATAAAAGCATCTATCGGATACTGTTTAAAATAATCGAGATTTGCCTTTAATGCATCGATTTCTTCATCATGAAAAGAAATGTTGAGTGCACAGTGAAGACGACGTCCAGGAAACTGAGCTTTAAGTGCCTGAACCTTTTTATATTCATCTTCATAAAAATTGTCGGCCTTTACGCGGAGAGAAAATTTCTTAAGACCGATATAAGCGGCATCTGCTCCATAAGCATATGCATAGTATAATTTTTCAACATTGCCGGCTGGCGATAAAAGTTCCATTGTTATGCCTCCGAACGAAGACTGTGTTCGAGTTTAGGCTTGTTTTCAATCTGAACGGCAGCTTTTCCTGCAGTTCCCTCCGTAACAACTTTTCCAACTTTATCTAAAGCAAGATGAGATTCATGTAAGTATTCGTCTGCCATCTGGAACATGAACATCATATCTGGCCATATATCAAGTTCACATTCATTTCCTGTGGAACGAAGATTAGATGCAAATTCCCTTGCATCATCCAGAAGGATTTCTTTTTCACCCATCTGAATAAATACAGGTGGGAAATTCTGAAGAGATTCATCACCTGCAAGAAGTGGAGAAACCATAGGACTTTTTGTATTTGATTCGTAAGTATAAACTGAGCTGCTCTTTCTAAGAACGTCACCACTCATTACTTCATCACTGATTTTTTTTGTCTGAATCAGTTTTGAACATTCAGAAACATCAAGCCATGGAGAAAAAAGAATTACCTGTTTGATGCAGGTGCGGTATCTCTCGCGAAGATTAAAAATCAGAGAGCATGCAATTGGAGCTGCAGAACTATCAGCTGCAATTATGATTTCCGGCATCTGAGGTTTTTCGCCCTTTTCTGCATTTAATGAACAGGCAATCTGTTCTTCTGTAAAGAGAGATTTAAAAACATTCTGAATATCTTCATTAGCAGCAGGGAAAGGGAAAGCAGGTGCTAAACGGTACTCTGGAACAACTACACGACAGAAGCATTTTGTTGCAAGAGAAGCACAGAAACTTGCGTAAGCTGCGCGTGAACCGCCGACAAAGGAACCGCCGTGAATATAAAGCATTACACGATTTGAAGCATAAATCTCCGGTGCAAGCACATCGCACTCTGTATTTCCGTATTTATATTCAGTACGCTCAACTCCGTTAGGCAAAAAAACAGTTTTAAAGCCTTCATCAAGTTTTGCGCGGAAAATATCTACATTTGATTTTGACCCGAAGGTAAGAAGTTTGAGTTTTTTGATTGCACCTTTGCGGTCGTTTTTGTTTTCCATATCTATATATTATAGCAAAAAGGAACGTTTTCTGCTAGAATAGGCCCTAAATTACACTAAAACATCGTCATTGCGAGCCGTAGGCGAAGCAATCCATTTAATAGATTGCTTCGCTTCGCTCGCAATGACGGAGATTTATTACAAGGAGGTTTACGATGCCTATTAAAATTCAATCCGACTTGCCAGCATGCGCAACACTTGAAAAAGAGAACATCTTCGTCATGACGGAGAAACGGGCGATGGAACAGGATATCCGTCCGCTTAAAATTGCGATTGTAAACCTCATGCCTAACAAGGAAGTTACAGAAACTCAGCTTCTTCGTTTGCTCGGAAATACACCACTTCAGATTGAGATTTCTCTTGTTAATATGGAAAATCATTCCAGCAAAAATACAGACCAGAGCTACCTCGACCGTTTTTATATTCCTTCGAGCGAGCTCTATAATCAGAAGTTCGACGGCATGCTGATTACCGGTGCACCTGTTGAGCAGATTGAGTTTGAAGATGTTGATTACTGGGAAGAGCTTTGTAAAATTATGGATTATGCCCGCCAGAATGTTTACTCTACCCTTTATTTGTGCTGGGGCTGTTTTGCAGGTCTTTATCATCATTATGGAGTTCCAAAGCACGCACTTGAAAAAAAGATGTCGGGTATTTTTATGAATGAACGTTCTGTTGAAGGCGATCCTCTTCTTCGTGGTTTTGATGACACCTTCCCTATTCCACAGAGCCGTCATACAACTCTTATAAAAGAAGATTTGATTAAACATCCTGAACTTGTAATTCTTGCAGAAAGCGCAGAAGCAGGTGTTACAATTTTGAAATCAAAGGATAACCGCGAAATCTTTATGACCGGCCACCTTGAGTATGACACAATGACTCTTGCTCAGGAATATTACCGCGATACAGATAAGGGAATGAAGGTTCCGCTTCCAAAGAACTACTTCCCTACAAATAACGTAAACCGTATGCCAACCAGTTACTGGCGTGCTACGGCGCATCTGTTCTATTCGAACTGGCTGAACTATTACGTTTACCAGGCTACGCCGTTTAATTTGTCTAGCATTAAATAAAAAAAAGCCGGCTCATATCAATGAGTCGGCTCGCAAGTCTCACCTCTGAGGCATTTTTGTGTAGAACCTAAACCGACCCTGTGTAAGCCCGCTGGCGGGCGTTGTTCTATAGCAGAGCGTTAAGAAAATTGCGAAAGCAATTTTTAGCTCTACTATATTCGCAGCTCAGTTTTTAACGGTTCTGCTATTATAGCCTAGTCTTCCTCTGAAAGAGCGTTAGTTGTATGAACTGTAACTGTTGTATTGTAACAGTCGAACATCTTTTCTACCCCAGCCGGACGGGTCTTTGCTGTGCAGAGACTTACGATTGGCACGATGATCAAAGATGAAAGCATACTGAATACACCAGAGTAAAGTGAGTTCTTGAAAATCAATCCGAGAACTGGGCCGCTTACGTGAACAAAGCCCATAGAAATTGAAAGCTGAATTAACATCAAAACACAACCGAGTGTGAACGAAGTTGCAACTGCAGCCTTACTTGTCTTTTTCCAGTAGAGACCGAAGAAGAACGGAGCAAGGAAGGCACCAGAAAGAGCACCCCATGAAACACCCATAAGCTGAGCAATGAAAGTAACTTTTGACTTAGCCTGAACAATTGCGATTACAGCAGAAATGATAATGAATACAGCAACGAAAGCACGCAAAATCAAAAGATTATGTTTATCACTTGATTTTTCTTTTTTGAAAGAGTTGATGAAGTCG
The Treponema bryantii DNA segment above includes these coding regions:
- a CDS encoding RelA/SpoT family protein; translation: MSSEKVFDSDIKNPAALLEEFFSKHEYLSPEEKEAVSQAWTLLVTKAGDRVRECGKPYYLHPLRVANILAESKLDSPTLVAAILHTILDFNVTEEELKNQFGENVCNIILTVNKILNLPINTKTMHQSDAIRNMLFAMCDDARIILITLADRLDRIRNIKNFTAADQHMIASAVIEIWAPLADRLGMQAEKNEFEDLSLKYTNPAVFQQIKAIVSQKKDERSSYLEKAVNSIYKSADKMGMKIEIQSRAKHFYSIYQKMRKRNKEAGELFDLLALRILCNTPAECYTLVGIVHGLWKPLDGRFKDYIAMPKANGYQSLHTTVMCEGKPLEIQIRTHDMHNMAEHGIASHWLYKKGSSRELIEEDRLAIYNKLQQFKDSLTEGNNFETLKNELLGDEIYVFTPKGDVKKLPMGATAIDFAYSIHSAIGEKIIAAKADGKIIPLSKALQNTQIIEVITNPQAHPTEAQLKLVKTSKAHQKIHSWLMANDPTFSERLALKAEEAAAAQGIEGTVGTAGAGGTHFSRVKKSRPKKGKQEITEQKPRKKCGILVQGERRVLYNIAQCCHPEYPDLIAGYVTRTKGVSIHRADCLIYQRIPQKEERSVDVAWDDGHDQQ
- a CDS encoding U32 family peptidase, with translation MELLSPAGNVEKLYYAYAYGADAAYIGLKKFSLRVKADNFYEDEYKKVQALKAQFPGRRLHCALNISFHDEEIDALKANLDYFKQYPIDAFIVQDIGIVPLLQKEFPNAQLHLSTQASCVNSEAVKMYKNMGFSRIVLGREISIDQIRRIKDSVPDMELETFVHGAMCIAYAGRCLMSAYLTGRSAQSGFCSHTCRWNFKLAEDRDSGNDSSAPHIITAEEAKMMAQSGLLTIEEEQRPGEKFPIFEGEDFTAVLSSKDIRMIEHLADLRDAGIDSLKIEGRMKSVYYVAMVTRAHRKALDVLEGKITDEEAAPYIAELENVAHRESTTGFYYNKADADKTTTGASDSKYQLAAEIGKEITDAAFDTVYTEGQKRGVENQKALDEMHPAAREARLKDYEQHPDRRIIPFEKKDGWYMYECNAMNMIRIEDDIEFVSPEFCSLTIPAGEWEIIDSETGLKMNWTCDGHPTYLYVSHKLPEATLLRTLDPDYVEGKIRDTGR
- a CDS encoding alpha/beta hydrolase fold domain-containing protein; the encoded protein is MENKNDRKGAIKKLKLLTFGSKSNVDIFRAKLDEGFKTVFLPNGVERTEYKYGNTECDVLAPEIYASNRVMLYIHGGSFVGGSRAAYASFCASLATKCFCRVVVPEYRLAPAFPFPAANEDIQNVFKSLFTEEQIACSLNAEKGEKPQMPEIIIAADSSAAPIACSLIFNLRERYRTCIKQVILFSPWLDVSECSKLIQTKKISDEVMSGDVLRKSSSVYTYESNTKSPMVSPLLAGDESLQNFPPVFIQMGEKEILLDDAREFASNLRSTGNECELDIWPDMMFMFQMADEYLHESHLALDKVGKVVTEGTAGKAAVQIENKPKLEHSLRSEA
- the metA gene encoding homoserine O-acetyltransferase MetA, translating into MPIKIQSDLPACATLEKENIFVMTEKRAMEQDIRPLKIAIVNLMPNKEVTETQLLRLLGNTPLQIEISLVNMENHSSKNTDQSYLDRFYIPSSELYNQKFDGMLITGAPVEQIEFEDVDYWEELCKIMDYARQNVYSTLYLCWGCFAGLYHHYGVPKHALEKKMSGIFMNERSVEGDPLLRGFDDTFPIPQSRHTTLIKEDLIKHPELVILAESAEAGVTILKSKDNREIFMTGHLEYDTMTLAQEYYRDTDKGMKVPLPKNYFPTNNVNRMPTSYWRATAHLFYSNWLNYYVYQATPFNLSSIK